In Fragaria vesca subsp. vesca linkage group LG1, FraVesHawaii_1.0, whole genome shotgun sequence, the sequence TATTTTTATGTGATTCGTTTTGGTTCTCCAGTTTATATCTTGTAGTCATCGCTCTGTTATTAATTTGTGGGTATCGATTATTTATTGATTTGATGGTCCGGTGCTGATGCCAAATTTGTGTTAAAGTTTCCATCTTTCCCCCTTTTTGCTGCATCACGGAAATTTCTGATCAATTGCGTCATTCTACGTTTCAAATCCTATAATTTCCACAGCATTTTCTGTTGATTATCAAAGAGATGATTTCCTTGGTTTAAACACGTTATAGTTGTGCTAGTACTGACACACTAGCTCAATATGCAGAACGTGGCTTCCCTAGATCATCGATTATTTCTCTTCTCGCATGAACTGCGCTGGGATTGTCTTCAATTTCAGATTAGAAAGCAAATCAACTTCAACGAGGACCCTTTGAAGTAAACAACTGTTGGGTTCTTTGAAGAATCTGACTTTATACATTTTATCTGGTGGCAGCTACTATATTGTTGCTAGCTTGTGATTACAAAAATGGATTTTTCACTTCAAGGAAAGAAACAGATTTTGCAGACACATGCTCGTAAAAATTTGTCAAGGGGAGCCCACAAAGATCTGTGGTTTGCTGTGCAACAAGGGTCATTGGCCGATGTGGATTCAGCACTATCCTTTCTGAAGAAGAGTGGTAGTAATATTAATTCAAGAAACATATTTGGTCTCACTCCTCTTCATATTGCAACTTGGAGGAATCACATTCCCATTGTTAGGAGGCTTCTTGCAGCTGGAGCTGACCCAGATGCCAGGGTTTGCTTCTGTTCTCATCTTTAACTTTCATTAATTATTGATATTAAAGCAGTTTCTTTTAGATTTTCAAGATCTCTTATGACTACTTATAGTGAATCATACTTTTCTTGCTTTGGAAGGAGTAGTTAGACTCAAAAGGTTAGATTAGACACAGAATCTAGGGTCAGTTGTATTCTAGTTTTCTTACTATTGTTCATAAGAAAGAGTTCTTGGATTCAATCTGTATATAAATTGGGCACTTGGGTCTCTAAATCTCAACTCTAAATTCCACTGACGTAGGTGATCTTGTCCAAATCCAAGCAATAAAGTTCCAAGAAAAAAGTTTTAACCACAATTCCTGACACCATTGGCACCACCTTTCCCGCTGGTGTTGCTTGTATTTTCACTGGTACCATCTCTACCTGGCATTCATTTTAAACTGATCTTCTACCATGTTCTTAATTCCATCATTTTGAATTTCCTTGAATCTCAAATACGCATCCAGAAAACATCAAATATCAAATGAACAACCAAATTTCTCCTCTTCCTGTCATCTAATTGTATAAACATGAAATGATTTCTATTGGATATTAGCATAGAGTTAGGCAACTTAAGATCATGGTATGTCTAAAGGGAATTCTGAATGAAATAGCTTATGGGAGTATGTTGAAGTTTAATGAAGTCTGACAAAATGCCTATCATGTATATACTAATACTAAAGTGTGCAAACCTCTTTGTAATGAAAGAAAAAATCGATAATGGTGAGTAATGTTTACCTGTTTCTCGTTACCAATTCCAAAGCTATAAAAGATATCGCTATTATCTTTCTTGGATCTTCATGAAACAATTGTAAATTCAGATTGCTATTTTCTTGTCCTCATTCTACTGGTAGTTTTTATTGTCATACTTGGAAGGGTCTGTACTCTACTTTCTGTTTCTCAGTCTTCAAAAGGTGTGCAGTTGTTCGTCTACAGATAATGGCCTCGTAGGTTAAGTTGATTTGTGAATCAGTATATTTATTTTTTATTTATTAATAAGACTAGAGCAATACAAGAATTTTGCATAGGGTAAAGTAGTAAATCATTGAATTGTATGTTGGTCAGTACTTCTGTTGTCTTTACAATAATAGATCATCCTTTTATTAGTAGAGTTCCTAGTAAGTGGTGAATTTTATTGGAACAAACTTGGTAATTGGTAGCAAAGCTTATTATTTGTATGAGAAATGATGACTTGGGTCCTAGATCAAAATTATTTTAGACCTTCAGTCAAATGAAAGTCTGATTCTGCTCACTTCGGTTCTAGATTAAACTTGTGTTGCTTTCGTGGCTTTACCTTGTATGGAGGCTTTAAATTACCAATTATTTTTTACAACTTTAGAAAGTACAATTTATAGTAATCTATAATTAGGATGATATTTTATTTTATTCAGGTGCTTTAATCAAACTGGTATGAATGATAGTATTGTATTCTATTCAGGTGTTTCAATCAAAATGGTTCTCTTTGTTTCTCATTGAAAATTCATATTCTTTGTAGGATGGGGAATCAGGATGGAGTAGCCTTCACAGAGCTATGCATTTTGGTCATCTTGCTGTGGCAAGCATACTTCTCCAGTGTGGTGCATCTATCACACTGGAGGACTCTAAATACCGAACACCTGTTGATCTGATATCTGGGCCTGTGTTGCAAGTTCTTGGTAGCGGCCAGAATTCAGGTATTACCAAGTGCTTACATAATGTCTGAGGGTCGTATGTTTTATTTTCAAATTATATACTTGTAGGGATTGCCTTAAAATTGTTGTTGACCTCAGTAACTACAGAGGTTTTCAGCTGGGGAAGTGGTGCAAACTATCAGCTTGGAACTGGAAACGCACACATACAAAAGTTGCCATGCAAGGTTGATGCTCTTCATGATTCTCTAATCAGGTCTGTTTCTGCCGCTAAATTTCATAGTGTAGCAGTTACTGCTCGAGGAGAAGTGTATACTTGGGGATTTGGAAGAGGAGGACGACTTGGGCACCCTGATTTTGATATACACAGGTACAAACATAGTTGTATCCTTGATGACACAGCTACCAATCTTAACATTCATTGATATGGCATTTCTCGGTCATATCATTATATTCGGTATTCTGAAGTTCTCGACACAGGTTATTGTTGTTATTATTAATATATATATATATATTTTTATATTAGTTCAATTCTGTTAACATGTTATCAAATTCGAGTCTATAACCTTTTCACCTATTAGATGGTCATGCTCTGAATGATGTAGATATTCATGCTTTTTTATTTAATGGAAATTAGCCAATTAGGAATGTGGATTCTGGTGGCCACAATTATACTTGGAAGTCTCTTTGTCTATAGGACCATTCTCTGGACAAAGTATACTTGAAAATTGCCATGTCACTAATCGAGGATGTCACTCACTGCACAATCCTCTTGTTGTATGGTATGTTTTTGTTAATCCTCGGCTGAATACATTTTGGTCTTTGTTTTCAGCGGTCAAGCTGCGGTTATCACTCCTCGGCAGGTAACATCTGGTCTAGGGTCCCGTCGGGTTAAGGCAGTTGCTGCAGCTAAACATCACACTGTTGTTGCTACAGATGGTGGGGAGGTGTTCACCTGGGGATCCAACCGAGGTATAGTGGTTTGAAATTTACTGAAACAATATATTTTTCTCTCGTTGATGGGTTTGTTTAAATGGTGTTCACATGGTCAGTAACTGACCAAGGAATTCTTGGTGAGCCATCATTGAATTAAGATCCAAGGGAGGAAATAGATATACTTAAGTTGCAGTTGTTTCATTTTCCACCCTTCCAATGAGATTTGACTAGAGTTTTCCTGGTCAGTTAATGTCTGGTATGAATAAACTAATTATTGTGGGTGTTCACCTGGGGATCCAACCGAGGTACATCATATAGTGGTTTGAAATTTACTGAAACAATATATTTTTCCCTCGTTGATGGGTTTGTTTACAATGGTGTTCACATGGTCAGTAACTGACCAAGGAATTCTTGGTGAACCATCATTGAATTAAGATCCAAGGGAGGAAATAGATATACTTATGTTGCAGTTGTTTCATTTTCCATCCTTCCAATGAGATTTGACTAGAGTTTTCCAGGTCAGTTAATGTCTGGTATGAATAAACTAATTATTGTGGGTGATGTACTGAGGTTACGGATAATGCTGTGCAGAGGGTCAGCTTGGCTACACTTCTGTGGATACTCAACCTACACCTCGTAGAGTGAGTTCCCTCAGGTCAAAGATTGTCGCTGTTGCTGCAGCAAACAAGCACACTGCTGTGGTTTCTGATAATGGTGAAGTTTTCACATGGGGTTGCAACAGAGAGGGCCAGCTTGGCTATGGTACATCCAACTCTGCATCAAATTACACTTCTAGACTGGTTGAGTACTTGAAAGGCAAGGTTTTTATGGGGGTTGCAACAGCAAAATATCACACACTTGTCTTAGGAGTTGATGGAGAGGTAGGCTCTAAGGAATTTCAACACTAGATATAACCCAGTTGGGTTTACAAATTAAAATCTTTCTGGATTCAGTTCAACAAACATGATTGTTAGTTGGGCTCGTTCTTGAATACTTCTCCACATTTAACTATTTAAGCTTTACTTGAGCTAAATCCTACATGTATGCTGCAGGTATACACTTGGGGTCATCGACTTGTTACGCCTAAACGGGTTGTTGTCACCAGAAATTTGAAAAAGGGTGGAAATTCCACTTTGAAGTTTCATCGCAAAGAACGGCTGCATGTGGTTTCGATAGCTGCTGGGATGGTACATAGCATGGCTCTCACAGATGACGGTGCTTTGTTTTATTGGGTTTCTTCAGATCCTGATCTTAGATGCCAACAGGTTTACTTCATGACACCAGTGTATCTGTTGTCACTTTCAAGTGAGAAAAGCTAACCACTTTTATGTGTTCTTTTATCTATAGCTTTACTCGCTGTGCGGAAGAAATTTGGTGAACATTTCTGCAGGGAAGTACTGGACTGCCTCTGTTACAGCTACAGGTGATGTTTATATGTGGGATGGGAAAAATGGCAAGGATAAGCCACTAGTTGCAACTCGGTTACATGGTACAAAGCGGGCTACTTCAGTTTCAGTTGGTGAAACACATTTGTTGATTATTGGTTCTCTCTATCATCCTGCCTATACTTCCAATGTGGTGAAGGATCCACAGAAGTCAGTTATCAGTGAGGAGCTAGAAGAGATTGATGAAGATCTTATGTTTAATGACATAGACTCAGAGAATCCTTCACCTATTATACAAGATGATGACTCCAGCAAGAATGCCGTACCAAGTTTAAAAAGTATTTGTGAAAAAGTGGCTGCAGAGAAATTAGTGGAGCCACGAAATGCTATCCAGCTGCTTGAAATTGCAGATTCACTCATGGCAGATGATCTAAGGAAGTATTGTGAGGTAATACTCATGGACTGCTAACTATCAGCATCTCAAATTCTACAGATTCAAAAATGCATCCACTCTTTGTAGGTTTGTGAATTTTCTGAGCATCAAATAATACTGCTTATTAATCCAGTAATTGTTTGAGGTTCTCAATGCATCAGCTACAACTTTGTTAGAGAAGAAATACCCTTAGGAATGCGAAGCATAAACTAAGCCCAGCCCTTTTGGGTCCAAAGTAAAGTCTCCATGGTTGTATAAGGGTACTATTCAGTGAATTCATAAAATATAAATATGCCAGGAGTCTTATTTCAGTTTGTGGAGAGTATTTATATGAGTCTAGTGATTTTAATAGTGTATTTAAGTCTAGGTGGGTACAAATGTCTTTGGTATTCCAAGGATGAGTTTTATCGTATTCCAAATTTTAAGCCTATATGGCAACCTGTTCTAATTTTAAATCGAAGTGGAATGAAGAAAAATTGGGTTTGAAGAAAGGCTTGGTGCGTGAGTTCTTTCCCCTAACCTCCCTTACTCTATATCCCCTGCTACAGCTTCAGAACCTCTCTTCCCTCTAAAATTCTTTGTGTTTTCTTAATCGTCACATGTTTGGTTCACAATCGTATACTCTTTGACGTACTCAGTCTGGAATTTTTAGAGCATTTTTTGAGACTTTATCTCTGATTTCATATCAATCTTTTTTTGTCTAGGGCCAGTCCATTCCTTTCCTACATATACTGCCTCCATCCGTATGCTTCTTATACTAGGCAAACAGTTAAAACAAGTAA encodes:
- the LOC101310352 gene encoding uncharacterized protein LOC101310352 produces the protein MDFSLQGKKQILQTHARKNLSRGAHKDLWFAVQQGSLADVDSALSFLKKSGSNINSRNIFGLTPLHIATWRNHIPIVRRLLAAGADPDARDGESGWSSLHRAMHFGHLAVASILLQCGASITLEDSKYRTPVDLISGPVLQVLGSGQNSVTTEVFSWGSGANYQLGTGNAHIQKLPCKVDALHDSLIRSVSAAKFHSVAVTARGEVYTWGFGRGGRLGHPDFDIHSGQAAVITPRQVTSGLGSRRVKAVAAAKHHTVVATDGGEVFTWGSNREGQLGYTSVDTQPTPRRVSSLRSKIVAVAAANKHTAVVSDNGEVFTWGCNREGQLGYGTSNSASNYTSRLVEYLKGKVFMGVATAKYHTLVLGVDGEVYTWGHRLVTPKRVVVTRNLKKGGNSTLKFHRKERLHVVSIAAGMVHSMALTDDGALFYWVSSDPDLRCQQLYSLCGRNLVNISAGKYWTASVTATGDVYMWDGKNGKDKPLVATRLHGTKRATSVSVGETHLLIIGSLYHPAYTSNVVKDPQKSVISEELEEIDEDLMFNDIDSENPSPIIQDDDSSKNAVPSLKSICEKVAAEKLVEPRNAIQLLEIADSLMADDLRKYCEDIAIRNLDYIFTVSSQAIAGASPDILGNLEKSLDLKSSEPWSYRRLPTPTATFPAVIYSEEEDSESEVQRTRDSRTKQSTSNIEMHQRPDSFLQPKDDPSRGIGKEVRALRKKLQQIEMLEEKQSNGYLLDDQQIKKLKTRSALENSLADLGVPVETTELKESSSVLPDGKGNKKVELSRKLGRKNKQITTQVARLPASEIEPNPIKGSLNSELCSDNKIMTSQTTTESALFFPKEKLDSTKNHLSPTVSKKKSKKGGLSMFLSGALDDSPKYIAPPPTPKSEGPAWGGAKISKGFASLRDIQDEEIKIKVHQSTRNKDPLEDPVIAKGDGKILLSSFLPSKPIPVGSVVSTSASLANEGERYTPPWTASGTPPLARPSLRDIQMQQKGKQQQNLSHSPKTKTAGFSVTNGLCSPLDSSGVNRWFKPEVDAASSIRSIQIEEKAMKDLRRFYNSVKVVKNTS